The proteins below are encoded in one region of Lactuca sativa cultivar Salinas chromosome 3, Lsat_Salinas_v11, whole genome shotgun sequence:
- the LOC111920284 gene encoding MDIS1-interacting receptor like kinase 2-like, with translation MLPLIGVILLGLYVCGLIVYRKQMIHSPQNPFDEEGGDHFSITNFDGGVVYDDILKATNDFDEAYCIGTGGYGAVYKAELQPNNVVAVKKLHSSSGNGDHNGFLNEVRALTNIRHRNIVKLYGYCSHARHSFLIYEYLEKGSLGSILRSNDLAKDLDWLKRVNIVKTIANGLAYMHHDCSPPIIHRDISIANILLDSDYGAHISDFGTSKLLKLDSSNWTAIAGTYGYISPELAYTMVITEKCDVYSFGVVALELVMGKHPGELIAYLPTLSDDHLVHANVGDSRIPPPSSQSEKQVKIVLSLSRFPMMHPDDTYAIKCLLVKILLMIVLLRDVNSSNVQRTVREPFGM, from the exons ATGCTCCCTCTTATTGGGGTAATTTTACTTGGTTTATATGTGTGTGGCCTCATTGTTTATAGAAAACAAATGATACATTCTCCACAGAACCCATTTGACGAAGAGGGCGGTGATCATTTCTCCATAACAAATTTTGATGGGGGAGTAGTGTATGATGATATCTTGAAGGCGACAAATGATTTCGATGAAGCATATTGTATTGGGACCGGAGGTTACGGGGCTGTGTACAAAGCCGAGTTACAACCTAACAATGTGGTAGCTGTCAAGAAACTTCATTCATCATCTGGGAATGGTGACCATAATGGATTTCTTAATGAGGTACGAGCATTAACGAATATAAGGCATCGAAACATAGTGAAACTCTATGGATATTGCTCCCATGCCCGCCACTCATTTTTGATTTATGAATACCTTGAAAAGGGAAGCCTTGGATCAATCTTAAGAAGCAATGACTTAGCAAAAGATCTAGATTGGTTGAAAAGGGTCAATATTGTGAAGACCATAGCTAATGGTTTGGCTTATATGCATCACGATTGCTCACCTCCTATAATTCATAGAGACATTTCCATTGCCAACATTCTTCTTGATTCCGATTATGGGGCTCATATTTCTGATTTTGGCACGTCGAAGCTTTTAAAGCTAGACTCATCCAACTGGACCGCAATTGCTGGCACATATGGTTATATCTCGCCAG AGCTTGCTTATACAATGGTGATAACCGAGAAATGTGATGTATATAGCTTTGGAGTTGTTGCACTAGAATTGGTCATGGGAAAGCATCCTGGAGAACTAATCGCATATTTACCAACACTATCTGATGATCATCTTGTGCACGCAAATGTGGGAGATAGTCGGATACCGCCTCCGTCATCCCAATCAGAGAAACAAGTTAAGATTGTTCTGAGTCTCTCAAGG tttccTATGATGCACCCTGATGATACGTATGCAATTAAATGCCTTCTTGTTAAGATACTATTGATGATT GTACTACTTAGGGATGTAAATTCATCGAACGTTCAACGAACAGTTCGTGAACCATTCGGCATGTAg
- the LOC111920307 gene encoding probable leucine-rich repeat receptor-like protein kinase At1g35710: MLSSNLLLFSLAILIITLLRIPNIAYASLEETNALLEWKSSLQIPRNSLLSSWIPLPMNSSASVQCTSRFGVVCNADWSIHRLNLSSSGFKGTLHQFAFSFLRNLTHFDLSVNNFFGPIPPEIRLLTKLVYLDLSLNKFSGIIPPEIGNLHQLTILYLYSNNISGSIPIELGNLKSLTELEVSNNQLNGSIPSSLGNLDNVQRLILKDNKFSGPIPTELGNLKSLTHLGVSNNQLSGSIPSSLGALTSLVALYMHYNQLSGPIPIQIVNLKSLSDLRMKNNQISGFIPPEFGNSTQLQRLYLSSNHLVGEIPKEFGKMKSMLYLYLSDNQLSGIIPLELQFYEFLEKLDLSGNRLNGSIPKSIGHWAHIHYLNLSNNQLSEKIPSEIGKLGQLTELDLSQNLLTEEIPSEV, translated from the coding sequence ATGTTGTCTTCAAACTTGTTACTCTTCTCTCTAGCTATATTAATCATTACACTCCTCAGAATACCAAATATTGCTTATGCATCTTTGGAGGAAACCAATGCTTTACTTGAATGGAAATCAAGCCTTCAAATCCCCAGAAACTCCTTGCTCTCTTCATGGATTCCCCTCCCTATGAATTCCAGTGCATCAGTTCAATGCACTTCTAGGTTTGGAGTAGTTTGCAATGCTGATTGGAGCATTCACAGGTTGAACCTCAGTTCATCTGGATTTAAAGGTACACTCCACCAATTTGCATTCTCTTTCTTACGAAATCTTACACATTTTGATCTCAGTGTTAACAACTTCTTTGGCCCCATCCCACCAGAAATCAGACTCCTAACAAAACTTGTATATCTTGATTTATCATTGAATAAGTTTTCTGGAATAATCCCACCTGAAATAGGAAATCTGCACCAGCTTACCATCTTGTACCTATACTCAAACAATATATCTGGATCAATACCTATTGAACTTGGGAATTTAAAGTCTCTCACTGAACTTGAGGTGAGCAACAATCAACTTAATGGTTCAATTCCTTCATCACTAGGAAACCTGGACAATGTACAACGCCTGATCCTCAAGGATAATAAATTTTCTGGTCCCATTCCTACTGAACTTGGGAATTTGAAGTCTCTCACTCATCTTGGGGTGAGCAACAATCAACTTAGTGGTTCTATTCCTTCATCATTAGGTGCTTTGACTTCTTTAGTTGCCCTTTATATGCATTACAATCAGCTTTCTGGTCCCATTCCTATCCAAATTGTGAATTTGAAATCTCTTAGTGATCTTAGGATGAAAAACAATCAAATTAGTGGTTTTATTCCTCCGGAGTTTGGAAATTCGACTCAACTTCAGAGGCTTTATCTGTCTTCGAATCATTTGGTTGGTGAGATCCCAAAGGAGTTTGGGAAGATGAAAAGTATGTTGTATTTGTACTTATCTGATAACCAACTTTCAGGTATCATACCTCTGGAGCTTCAATTCTATGAATTCCTTGAAAAACTTGATTTGTCTGGAAATAGATTGAATGGGTCTATACCAAAAAGTATTGGTCATTGGGCACACATCCACTACTTGAATCTTAGTAATAACCAGCTTAGTGAGAAAATTCCATCTGAGATTGGTAAATTAGGTCAacttacagaacttgatttgtcTCAGAATTTGCTTACAGAAGAGATACCATCAGAAGTTTAA